In Triticum urartu cultivar G1812 chromosome 6, Tu2.1, whole genome shotgun sequence, the following proteins share a genomic window:
- the LOC125512832 gene encoding F-box/LRR-repeat protein 14-like: MEDLPEPLLGEIVKRVTKTSDLNSLSLVSKQLCTVEAEHRDAIRVGCGLNPSTKALVSLFSRFPNLAKVEINYSGWWPSNGNQLNNQGLCVLSSHCPSLSDLSLSFCSYIGDSGLGYLADCKKLRSLRLNCAPAVTSTGIFHVAVGCRHLSVLHLVDCTTVDSRDWLEYLGRYGSLGELVVKDCNGISQYDLLKFGPGWENLQKFEFEINGNYWMSGASDPSYVSGYPYRYDICYDSLKDLRLAHIITEPETGLRFLLGKCKALETLYLEYVIGLKENEMIALFQRCSNLKTISLRFMPLQCEDYWFRTPLTDVSLKALALSCPMLQVVELTFTLCEPMYPTEIGFTQEGIVSLVQSCPVRTLLLNGASILYDEGLKCLSSSQFLENLELVDCRSITDAGMNFITLAPCLSNLTLRKCKKVTDNGMAELARSQKLESLTVIGCCQISQEGVQGAAKSVHYSAETESHDSLKGMNMDRDMNRKRRRSP; this comes from the coding sequence ATGGAGGATCTACCAGAGCCACTGCTTGGAGAGATCGTCAAGAGGGTTACCAAGACAAGTGATCTGAATTCTCTTTCCCTCGTGTCGAAGCAGCTCTGCACCGTTGAGGCAGAGCATAGGGATGCTATCCGTGTTGGCTGTGGACTCAACCCTTCTACAAAAGCCTTGGTATCGTTGTTCTCCCGGTTCCCCAATTTGGCGAAAGTAGAGATAAACTATTCTGGATGGTGGCCCAGTAACGGGAACCAGTTGAACAACCAAGGCCTCTGTGTTCTGTCATCTCACTGCCCCTCACTGTCCGATCTTTCTTTAAGCTTCTGCTCTTACATTGGTGACTCTGGTCTTGGTTATCTAGCTGATTGCAAAAAATTGAGGTCGCTCAGGCTGAACTGTGCACCAGCAGTAACTTCTACTGGCATTTTTCACGTGGCGGTTGGTTGCAGGCATCTTTCTGTTCTTCACCTTGTTGACTGTACGACAGTAGACAGCAGGGATTGGCTGGAGTACCTTGGGAGATATGGATCATTGGGAGAACTTGTTGTAAAGGATTGCAATGGAATCAGCCAGTATGACCTCTTAAAGTTTGGCCCAGGCTGGGAGAATCTCCAAAAATTTGAGTTTGAGATTAATGGAAACTACTGGATGTCAGGGGCCTCTGACCCCTCCTACGTGTCTGGCTACCCATATAGGTATGACATCTGCTATGATAGCTTGAAGGATCTTAGGTTAGCTCATATTATAACCGAGCCAGAAACTGGACTTCGTTTTCTCCTGGGGAAGTGCAAAGCATTGGAGACGCTTTATCTAGAGTATGTGATTGGTCTAAAAGAGAATGAGATGATTGCGCTATTCCAGAGGTGCAGCAACCTTAAAACCATCTCACTTCGGTTCATGCCTCTGCAGTGTGAAGATTATTGGTTTAGGACGCCATTGACTGATGTTAGCCTTAAGGCTCTAGCTCTCAGCTGCCCTATGCTTCAGGTTGTAGAGCTCACATTCACACTTTGCGAACCCATGTATCCAACAGAAATAGGTTTCACACAAGAGGGTATTGTGTCGCTCGTCCAATCTTGTCCAGTTCGCACTCTTTTGCTAAATGGTGCCAGCATTTTGTATGACGAGGGGTTGAAGTGCCTCTCATCCTCACAGTTCCTGGAGAATCTTGAGCTCGTGGATTGCAGGTCTATAACCGATGCTGGTATGAACTTCATTACACTGGCTCCTTGCTTGAGCAATCTCACCCTCCGCAAATGCAAGAAAGTGACAGATAATGGAATGGCTGAGCTGGCACGTTCACAGAAGTTGGAGTCACTAACCGTTATAGGCTGCTGTCAGATCTCTCAGGAGGGTGTGCAAGGGGCTGCCAAATCAGTTCACTACTCTGCAGAGACTGAAAGCCACGACAGTCTAAAAGGAATGAACATGGACAGGGACATGAACAGGAAAAGACGCCGGTCGCCCTGA